One Arachis hypogaea cultivar Tifrunner chromosome 18, arahy.Tifrunner.gnm2.J5K5, whole genome shotgun sequence genomic window, TGCTGGAGCACTGCTGGTTGATGGGCTTGGAGATGGTATCCTCTTAGAAGCCCCAGACAAGGATTTCGAGTTCCTCAGAAATACATCTTTCAATTTGCTGCAAGGGTGCAGAATGAGAAACACAAAGACAGTATGTTGTTCAACCCTTTAACAAGACATACGTTGAATTCGAAGGAATAGCATCTGTGATCTTTACTTCTATGTCTAATGTGTTGCAGGAGTATGTGTCATGCCCATCCTGTGGCAGAACATTGTTTGATCTTCAAGAAATAAGTGCACAAATTCGGGAAAAGACATCACACTTGCCTGGTGTTTCGGTAATCACCTACTCCTAACTCCTTTCCTCTGTAAACCACGCATCTCGCTCTTGTAACAATGCACTATGGTTTGCAAAGTTGCATAAAACAAGAAACTCTGCTGTTTTTGTAATGTGTTGTTGTCTCCTGCATCAGATTGCAATCATGGGATGCATTGTAAATGGACCCGGAGAGATGGCTGATGCAGACTTTGGTTATGTGGGAGGAGCTCCCGGAAAGATTGACCTTTATGTTGGGAAGGTAACATATTCTTCATTCCCAAATTACTAGCATCACacctaacaaaaaaaaagaaaaaccaactTTTAGTTTTCTTTGGTGAGTGAAGTTTGAAACTAAGTTCAATGATATTATAATTACAGACTGTGGTGAAGCGAGGAATTGAAATGGAGTATGCAACCAATGCATTGATTGATTTAATAAAAGAGCATGGAAGGTGGGTAGACCCTCCTGCAGATGAGTAAAGGTTAATGGATCCTGAGTGAAGAGTTTAGGGTCCTGGTGTACATGTGATGTTCTAGTATTGAAATTTACTTTCAACGTAGTCAGAAAATTTTCTTGTAATTGAAGTCTTGATTTCAAAGTTGAAGGGGGTGGGGGTGCTCCACAGCTGCATGAGATATAGAGTTACAGACCACAATGTATTTTGCTTTACCCCCATCAGTAAAAATAAATAGCAATATGTGGAGAATGATGGGTTGGAAGTTGGAACAATGCCCTGTAATATTATCTTAAGAAGGCTAAGGTTGCATGTTTAACAAATTACAGAAACAAGAAAACCACTCTCATGTTTGTCACCCAATatgcaaaaaataatttaagtttgCACAAATTGTTTATCGAATTGTAAGAATCTCGTTTGTACGCCTTGGCTTATTGTCTGGGTTTATTAgcttaaataaaaatattcattagaataaactaaaattaaaaagtcATGTTACACATCCAAATCTTTTTTACAATCAAGTTCAATCAAATTGGTCAAATCAGTCTCATTAGTGAGAGTGTGAATACACCTCCAATTACTTGAACGTTCCTGTGTtcctcttctcttccttcttcttctccttcttcctgtttctcctcctttttttagCGTTCCTTTTTCTTTGCGTGTTTCCTTCTCGtcgttcttcttttaattttatttttgttgctgcttttttttttcttttcctcctcctcttcctagtgattttgcagcattatacattttttcttcttctttacttattttttttattacattttttcttcttctttacttatttttttttattcttgataaAAGAGTAAACCAGAGAATAATGAGAAGATAAAACaataagaaaaagatgaagaaaagaagatgatgataatgatgaaaaaaaagaggagaaattTTGAGTTTGATACATTCTAGATTTAATTTCGgtgtattttgaatttaaataaggtgcacttttagtttaaaattgttttaaactAAGGGTATTTGTGTGCCGTCATCATTAAGGAATTTCGCTGCATTACAGATTTGAACTTaacgatgatgataataattatgatagaggaggaggaggaaaaggaaggaggagataaaaaaaattcaaataaaaaaagaaagagaaggagataGAGGTGGTGATGTGGTGGTAGTGACGACGAGATGACGAAATAAAAAGGTGAGaaaaaaagaggaggaagaggagaggaagaagatgatgatgacaatGAAGAAGGAGAGGAAAAGTTGGGTTATCATTAAATTTCGGTGCATTCtagatttaattttgatgtattatgGTCTGAATTTGTTTTAAACTGAGTTTATTTGTGTATCGTCATCGTTAAGAAATTTCGGTGCATTCTGAATttaaattgatatatatatataagaagaagatgacgatgatgatAATAACGAAGAGATGGAAGTGTTGGTGACGATGATAAGaatagaaaaagatgaaaaaaaaaagaggaagaagaaaaaaagaagtagCAACATTAGcgggaagaggaggaggaatgcaaagaaggaggaaaaacgtgaaggagaaggagaaggaaaagaaaaaggagaaagaggagaagaaggagaaggagaaagaagagaaaaagaagcgcGAAATAGTTATAATAAGTTAGTTAGACTTAGTTAGATATTTTGTTTAGTTGTAAAGTTTTATTCAAAGCTAAATCAATCTTAGACTTGACATCAATTGCACAAACTTTTTTTTCACATGAAATGTCTTACATAATTGTTCTGaatccaaataaaatataaaatataaaattattatatactgAAGGCatcgaaattaaatttttttgtcttaATTAAGTTAGGAATTTGCtaagaaaaatgttttattaaaaattattgaaataataaatatttttatatttttaatgtattaaatgtattcaaaacttaaaaaaattatattattattttcttaaaatatacTTTTAGCATACAAAATAACTAAATCTTAAGTGTAAATCATCATTTTTCTATtcccttttcgttttctttaCCTACAATAACAATATTAGACCGAAAGTGTAGAAAACTACAAATCAGAAGTGaagtaaaataatataaattcccCACAACCTTTATTTATTATCACTATTACAGCTAGCAAATAAGAAGATCTGCAAAATGATGATGATACTCTTAAAAATGGAAGAAAGATGTTTCAATCATCACATGATGACCAACAAAATAAAGAATCAAATGGAATCAACATAGTATCCGCCACAACCAATAATAATGGAATGAATAATGAATCTAGCAGCTAGAAAAATATTGAATCTATGGTATAATAGCAAAAACAAACGTGTGTTACATGTTAACGTAGTTGTACGTATAAACCTACTACGTATATTACAGAAGCCCTCCTCTGGCAGCGGATCCGTACTGAGAGCGCCGTATATTCTCCTGCCGCTTCTTGTACACCATCCCTGCCAGTGCAACCACGGCGGCGGCAACGATAACTCCGATCACTATCCCGGCCTTCTTGCCGCCGCTCATTCCTCCTTCTCCGGATGCAGTTGCGGTCTCATCCTCGGGGTCCAAACCGGCGCGGCTTAGTGAGCTTCCATCCGCTggtgaaggagatggagatgtaAATGGAGAGCTCTCCGGCGAAAAATCAGGACTCTGAGTTTCCGAATAAGGCTCCGGCGGCGATGAAGCGTCTGGCGAACTGGCCGGAGCAGAGTTTGGAGCGCCAACGCCAGGAGCAAAAGCCAAAACAGAAGGAGAAagtgaaggagatggagatggagatGGAGATGAGGATGACTTTACCGGTGAGCTTGCGGGCGAGTCAGCTGGCGATTCCGGTGACGGAGACGGCGGAGACTCTGCTGAGACAGTGAGGTGATGGTGCAACAATAATAAGGAGAGTAGAGCGAGAAAAACAAACAAGGATCTCGCACTCGCCATTGTTATTGGTTCAGAGAAGAACAAAGTGGAGAACAGAAGAACGTAGATCtgaatttgaagttgaaattgaaAATGAAGAGGAACGAACTATGAAGACTGAAGAATGTGTGTGAGAAAGTGTTTGAATCGAAGCAAAAAGGGAAAACCGGTAGATCCGAGTGTGTGAGAAGTGACAGCTGATAAAACGGTTAGGTTAGAGAAGATCTCGAGATTTTGGAAAATAATCGAACGGTCAGCGGGAATGGAGGCACGGGATCCGGACACGTAAGCGTTGGGAAAACGGAAAGAGGCGCGAATTAGAGGAAATAATTTTTCTTAGTCGTTGAAGATTAATAAGGAAGAAAAGATCATGTGAAATGCAAAACAACCTTGTTTCGTGGAAAAGAAACTAGTGTTTTTGAGttataaaaatgaaattgagCTGAGATAGCGTATATaaactatatataatatatgaagagtaagttatttaattttaattttatgagaGTTACGTGCTTATTTGTGGACATATTATTTCACATGTATGTACAGATGGAGACAGAGTAGACGTATATGCGGAATTGCATGGAACCAGGCATACCGCACTCGCATGTTTCAAGTAATTTTTTATGTACTTGGAAACAGGCATGTACATTTTTAATGAAGGGAAAAGCTTGCTTTTCATGCAATTCAGGAGAGAACTTTATATTTTCGTAGGGGTTAATTGTACTTGTATGTCTACGTTATGGCGGTGCACACTGTTTCTATGTATTGATGGAATGATAGAGTCAAGttggttaaaagttaaaacaatagTGTCTATCAATGATGAGACATACTATAATATATTTGTCATATTCCGAACACTTAAAATGCCATTATAGTTTTCAGTTTCAAGTATTTAAGGCTCTTTTCATGGCAATAAGGATTCATGATGACTTTCATGATTAATTTCAAGTTATAAATTATAAACACATCAAAAGAGGGGAAAAGAAAGGTTACTTAAACGTGATTATATTTGATTTTCTGAGATTTCCCTTATTTAACACATCCTCCCAATTACTTAGGCTGGAACGATTGAcgcttttaataataataataataataaaaataatgtgagTTTCATATAATTGACTTATCGGCATTTAAAGGCATTAGTAGTTGTATAATGTTTATCTCAATAATAACAGGACAAGGCTCAATGACAATGGAAGGATATCAAATGTTAGGCATTGCTCCCTTGCTACTATTATATTTCAGTTTAGCAGGTGATAATCAAATTGATATAGAAGTCGTCATATAACCCACACAAAACAGAAACAATTGTCTTCCAGACTCATGAAGATATAAGAAATTCCTTATTAAACAATCAACATTTGTCAGGAAACCCAAAGATTATTTGCCCCTTAATTATTCCTGTGTTCATTTATAATATCTCCTTGcgttaaatattttttcaaataattacTGGTCGAGCAAAATTTATTATTGGTGagctaaataaataaactaaaatataagTAATTCTTTCTTTAACGAAGTCTAaccaaaattctaaaatatccAAAAGAAAAAGTCGAAAGAATTAAAGATGATAGTAATACATATATTGGCCCCCATTTTATCCCACTTTCTTCTCTGGGGAAAtattcttttctcctttttagttGTGCTCAGTCGTCTTTGCCTAATCATGCCTCtttgtaaatataaatatatataacttaATTCACCTTATAATTCATCCTTCAAGTCGCTACTGCTACTCTTGCTTTCCTTGACGTCAGAACTCTCCTTGGTAACATCAGTACCCTCAGGTTTAGAAGTCGAGGCCGAGGCTGGTTTCTGGAGCTTGAATGGGATTGATGCATGTTTCTTGAGGAACTTGTAGAAAGCTACCACTGTACGATCTGTATCAACGGTAATCTGCAGACACAATGAACCGATAGCATGTTTAGACAAGGACATACATATCTTCCATGTAAAAGAAATGATCACGAGTCGGATCTAAAGTAAATGAAATATCAACGTACAGGGTCAAAACTCTTGTTTCCTGCTGGGAAGAAGAGTAGTGTGGGGAATCCATCAGACTGCAAAGTGAATATGAATCGATTAATTCTTGAATCCTATCATGACTGCATACAGATGTATTCATGAAAGGCAAAAC contains:
- the LOC112773265 gene encoding uncharacterized protein, producing the protein MASARSLFVFLALLSLLLLHHHLTVSAESPPSPSPESPADSPASSPVKSSSSPSPSPSPSLSPSVLAFAPGVGAPNSAPASSPDASSPPEPYSETQSPDFSPESSPFTSPSPSPADGSSLSRAGLDPEDETATASGEGGMSGGKKAGIVIGVIVAAAVVALAGMVYKKRQENIRRSQYGSAARGGLL